In Bacteriovorax stolpii, a single genomic region encodes these proteins:
- a CDS encoding c-type cytochrome, with protein sequence MSENNKEPGMAYSMPKLHKIMAILSFIFFVTTIWVFLDDYMRPWKAYQVEAMKIQRRHLDAKIKEAAKNIDANKLAELNKRLAKGQEIVASRKDEIKKIEKELNGVIAKIKDQTIVNGQLNGRVGAKNFNFETAEGHGDEKHAKKYFKDLSELKAAFVKGKDDLKFYQAQEKELHAKIADLNKEITDTEKEIKDITNTLELLKMAKKSTDITPVFALRNLPFIDFMDPTIKIHQIVVNNVTDDRYFRQVPKVDRCITCHTFIDQPGFEKEANPFKTHPNLDQYVGLESKHPMKQIGCTACHGGEGHRVNDFNSAAHMPDSEAQEKEWVKKYNWHEPHKVPQPMFTKSQTEASCVKCHQGVELIPGATVLNEGRMAIEKYGCNACHKIAGWEHKRKMGPSLLKIAGKVDKEWFKSWVWEPKAFNKHTKMPAFFRQSNNSKPEFVRLNIAEVNAMAEYIWDKSKPYEPNEKYRGGNADKGKELIASIGCMGCHGVDGLEDQSKAVKAYAGPWLSGLGSKVSPDWIMSWIKKPWHYQEDSIMPSLRLTDAEANDITAYLISLRNKQFESLTFAPFDLKARDELLADYLSAFDTIENAKAKVAKMGDREKTLDLGKRSIGKYGCFSCHNIEGFEDYAPIGPELTKEGSKPITQFGFGIQHDVAPRRDAWITAHLQNPRRWDIGIDKVFRDLNKMPNFYMGEAEAKKITVALLGQVSDPLPLAGVKRLNAGETLYNDAMKVANKYGCVACHQIDGLRGNILGMYADDINQGPPRLVNEGHRIQTDWFYHFLTNPEIQKIRPWLSVRMPTFNLTTAEKNTLIAGFQQGAHQPTFEEPAEFVKWAPGEREETLKLFTALNCVQCHTQGFNGETPLAPDLRKASKRLRPSWIKKWLTNPQAILPGTTMPSFFGENGKEPIEPSYFGGDAEKQINGLTKYIIELGQ encoded by the coding sequence ATGAGTGAGAATAATAAGGAACCAGGAATGGCATACAGCATGCCAAAACTCCACAAGATCATGGCGATTTTGTCCTTTATATTTTTCGTAACAACTATTTGGGTTTTCTTAGATGACTACATGAGACCTTGGAAGGCATATCAAGTAGAGGCGATGAAAATTCAAAGACGTCATCTTGATGCAAAAATTAAAGAAGCAGCTAAAAATATTGATGCTAACAAACTTGCAGAATTAAATAAGCGCCTAGCTAAAGGACAAGAAATTGTTGCAAGTAGAAAAGATGAAATCAAAAAAATTGAAAAAGAGCTAAACGGCGTTATTGCTAAGATTAAAGATCAGACAATCGTTAATGGTCAGCTCAATGGTAGGGTTGGAGCAAAGAACTTCAATTTCGAAACCGCTGAAGGACATGGCGATGAAAAGCATGCAAAAAAGTATTTTAAAGATTTAAGTGAGCTAAAGGCTGCTTTCGTTAAAGGAAAAGATGACCTGAAGTTTTATCAGGCGCAAGAAAAAGAACTTCATGCAAAGATTGCAGATCTTAATAAAGAAATTACAGATACTGAAAAAGAAATCAAAGATATCACAAACACTTTAGAGCTATTAAAGATGGCAAAGAAGTCGACAGATATCACGCCAGTTTTCGCTCTAAGAAACCTGCCGTTCATCGATTTCATGGACCCAACAATCAAGATTCACCAGATCGTTGTTAATAACGTAACTGATGACAGATATTTCCGTCAGGTTCCAAAAGTTGACCGTTGTATTACATGTCACACTTTCATCGATCAACCTGGATTTGAAAAAGAAGCTAACCCTTTTAAGACTCACCCGAACTTAGATCAATACGTTGGTCTGGAGTCAAAACACCCAATGAAACAAATTGGATGTACGGCTTGTCACGGTGGGGAAGGACACAGAGTTAATGATTTCAACTCAGCAGCTCACATGCCTGATTCTGAAGCGCAAGAAAAAGAATGGGTAAAAAAATACAACTGGCATGAACCACACAAGGTTCCTCAGCCAATGTTCACAAAATCTCAAACAGAAGCAAGCTGTGTTAAGTGTCACCAAGGTGTTGAACTTATCCCAGGTGCTACAGTTCTTAACGAAGGCCGTATGGCAATCGAGAAGTACGGATGTAATGCTTGTCACAAGATTGCTGGTTGGGAACATAAAAGAAAGATGGGACCATCACTTCTTAAGATCGCTGGAAAAGTCGATAAAGAATGGTTTAAGTCTTGGGTATGGGAGCCAAAAGCTTTCAACAAACACACAAAAATGCCGGCGTTCTTTAGACAGTCAAATAACTCTAAACCAGAATTTGTTCGTCTAAACATTGCTGAAGTTAATGCTATGGCCGAGTACATTTGGGATAAGTCTAAGCCATACGAGCCGAACGAAAAATACCGCGGTGGAAACGCCGATAAGGGTAAGGAGCTTATTGCAAGTATCGGATGTATGGGATGTCACGGTGTAGATGGACTAGAAGATCAGTCAAAAGCGGTTAAAGCTTACGCTGGACCATGGTTATCTGGACTTGGATCAAAAGTATCTCCAGACTGGATCATGTCGTGGATTAAAAAACCATGGCACTACCAAGAAGATTCGATCATGCCGTCTCTTCGCCTGACGGATGCTGAAGCTAACGACATCACTGCTTACCTGATTTCTCTAAGAAACAAGCAGTTCGAAAGCTTAACTTTCGCACCATTTGACTTAAAAGCTCGCGACGAACTTTTAGCTGACTACCTATCTGCGTTCGATACAATTGAAAACGCAAAAGCAAAAGTAGCTAAGATGGGCGACCGTGAAAAGACTCTTGATCTTGGTAAGAGATCAATTGGTAAATACGGATGTTTCTCTTGTCACAACATCGAAGGGTTTGAAGACTATGCTCCTATCGGACCAGAGTTAACAAAAGAAGGATCAAAGCCAATCACTCAGTTTGGTTTTGGTATCCAGCACGACGTTGCACCTAGAAGAGATGCATGGATTACAGCTCACTTACAAAACCCAAGAAGATGGGACATCGGTATCGATAAAGTGTTCCGTGACTTAAACAAAATGCCAAACTTCTACATGGGTGAAGCTGAAGCTAAGAAAATTACAGTTGCTCTTCTTGGACAAGTTTCTGATCCACTTCCACTGGCAGGGGTGAAGAGACTGAACGCAGGAGAGACACTATATAATGATGCTATGAAAGTAGCTAACAAGTACGGATGTGTGGCCTGTCACCAGATCGACGGTCTAAGAGGTAACATTCTTGGTATGTACGCTGATGATATCAACCAAGGTCCACCAAGACTTGTTAACGAAGGACACAGAATTCAGACTGACTGGTTCTACCACTTCTTAACAAATCCAGAGATCCAAAAGATCAGACCATGGCTATCGGTAAGAATGCCAACATTCAACCTGACTACTGCAGAGAAAAACACTCTGATCGCAGGATTCCAGCAAGGCGCTCACCAACCAACGTTTGAAGAGCCAGCTGAATTCGTGAAGTGGGCACCAGGTGAGCGTGAAGAAACACTGAAACTTTTCACAGCTCTAAACTGTGTTCAGTGTCACACTCAAGGATTCAATGGAGAAACTCCACTGGCTCCGGATTTAAGAAAAGCTAGCAAGCGTCTAAGACCATCATGGATTAAAAAGTGGCTTACAAACCCACAAGCAATCCTGCCTGGTACGACAATGCCAAGTTTCTTCGGTGAAAATGGTAAAGAGCCAATCGAACCAAGTTACTTTGGTGGAGATGCTGAAAAGCAAATTAACGGTTTAACTAAATACATTATTGAATTAGGACAATAG
- a CDS encoding cytochrome c oxidase subunit 3 has translation MGHSHTHDGPQPYHEYPHDPQFAKASPGKIGMWLFLATDGMSFSGFLISYAVLRWTRAWPNPAEALGGVELSGFMTFLLICSSVSMVLAIDACKQKNRQAMLRWLAATIFGGIAFLSIQAYEYMHLHHAMGMSFNSYAHGDALFSSTFFAITGFHGLHVLSGVIYLITMFVHAYRGDFDNGDYNQLEIAGLFWHFVDLVWILVFTFVYLL, from the coding sequence ATGGGACACTCTCATACTCATGATGGACCACAACCATACCACGAGTATCCACACGATCCTCAGTTTGCCAAAGCAAGCCCAGGGAAAATCGGGATGTGGTTATTCCTTGCAACCGACGGTATGTCGTTTTCAGGATTCCTTATCTCTTATGCAGTTCTAAGATGGACTCGCGCATGGCCAAACCCAGCTGAAGCCCTTGGTGGTGTTGAGCTTTCAGGTTTCATGACGTTTCTTCTAATCTGTTCTTCAGTATCAATGGTTCTTGCAATTGATGCTTGTAAGCAGAAAAACAGACAAGCAATGCTAAGATGGTTAGCAGCTACAATTTTTGGTGGGATCGCTTTCCTTTCGATCCAGGCCTACGAGTATATGCACCTTCACCATGCAATGGGGATGAGCTTCAACTCTTACGCTCACGGTGATGCACTATTTTCTTCGACATTTTTTGCTATTACTGGATTCCACGGTCTGCACGTTCTTTCAGGGGTTATCTACCTGATCACTATGTTCGTTCACGCTTACCGCGGTGACTTTGACAACGGAGACTACAACCAACTTGAGATCGCTGGTCTTTTCTGGCACTTTGTTGACCTTGTTTGGATCCTTGTATTCACGTTCGTTTACCTACTGTAA
- a CDS encoding DUF420 domain-containing protein, whose protein sequence is MRSDKTVFAIIGLLSAAVIGFLFWLIYFKTGASVGDNGWVSSLPAVNAFLNALTAIFLVTGYYAIKTNDRELHIRLMLAATLTSACFLVSYVTYHHFQGDTKFLAQGWIRPVYFFILITHILLSIVQVPLILTTLYLAFTKKFQKHKKVARYTFPIWLYVSVTGVLIFVILKWFN, encoded by the coding sequence ATGCGCTCTGACAAAACAGTATTTGCAATCATCGGACTTCTTAGTGCCGCTGTTATTGGTTTTCTTTTTTGGTTAATCTACTTCAAGACTGGAGCAAGCGTCGGTGACAACGGGTGGGTGAGTTCACTTCCGGCCGTGAATGCTTTCTTGAATGCATTGACTGCTATTTTCTTAGTAACTGGCTACTACGCGATTAAAACTAATGACCGCGAACTACATATTCGTTTGATGTTGGCCGCGACTTTAACGTCAGCATGTTTTCTTGTAAGTTATGTCACTTATCACCATTTCCAGGGGGACACTAAGTTTTTGGCCCAAGGATGGATTCGTCCGGTTTACTTCTTTATTTTGATCACTCACATTCTACTTTCAATCGTACAGGTTCCATTAATCCTGACGACTTTATACCTGGCCTTCACTAAGAAATTCCAAAAGCACAAGAAAGTGGCGAGATACACTTTCCCTATCTGGCTCTATGTTTCAGTAACAGGTGTTCTGATTTTCGTGATTCTTAAGTGGTTTAACTAA
- a CDS encoding cytochrome b N-terminal domain-containing protein, with protein MAGNGLAKKVRDTQVWKSIFRHGPPDNARNRAAVIAGNVFLHLHPIKLKKSGVQLGYTWCMGGLTFFIFLALTVTGLLLMFYYRPTAEYAFNDIIALREHVPLGIMREIHRWGAHAMVITVWIHMFRVFMTGSYKPPREFNWGIGVILLVLTLLLSFTGYLLPWDQLAIWAITVGSNMAKATPFMGHGGPGAMLARIGDFVMVSDKNDVRFQLLGGRFVGEPALLRFYILHCVFIPLVVGVLIAVHFWRVRKDGGISAPL; from the coding sequence ATGGCAGGAAATGGATTAGCAAAAAAAGTTCGCGACACGCAGGTTTGGAAATCAATTTTCAGACATGGCCCACCAGATAACGCTCGTAACAGAGCTGCTGTTATTGCTGGTAACGTGTTTTTACACCTTCACCCAATTAAACTTAAAAAGTCAGGGGTTCAGCTAGGATACACTTGGTGTATGGGTGGACTTACATTTTTCATCTTCCTTGCTTTAACAGTTACTGGTCTTCTTTTAATGTTCTATTACAGACCAACTGCTGAGTACGCATTCAACGATATTATTGCTCTTCGCGAGCATGTGCCTTTAGGGATCATGAGAGAGATCCATCGTTGGGGAGCTCACGCCATGGTTATTACCGTATGGATTCACATGTTCCGTGTATTCATGACTGGTTCATATAAACCACCTCGCGAATTCAACTGGGGGATTGGTGTTATTCTTTTAGTTCTAACTCTTCTTCTTTCGTTTACAGGTTACCTTCTACCTTGGGATCAGCTGGCGATTTGGGCGATCACTGTAGGATCTAACATGGCGAAAGCGACTCCATTTATGGGACACGGTGGTCCGGGGGCAATGCTTGCTCGCATCGGTGACTTCGTAATGGTATCGGACAAAAACGATGTTCGTTTCCAACTTCTTGGTGGACGCTTCGTGGGTGAGCCGGCCCTGCTTCGTTTTTACATTCTTCACTGTGTATTTATCCCACTTGTTGTAGGGGTTTTAATCGCAGTTCACTTCTGGAGAGTTCGTAAAGATGGTGGGATCTCAGCTCCGCTTTAA
- a CDS encoding ubiquinol-cytochrome c reductase iron-sulfur subunit produces the protein MSDTKQSLNRREFFSYLTVGWVMFTAACAGLASMAFRFSYPNVNFDPEMEFLAGVPADFANGVDERFKNQFGVWMVKQDGRLVALSNICTHLGCIPTWLPAELKFKCPCHGSGYYMSGVNFEGPAPRPLERYKISLQPDGKIKVDKTKVFRAEKGEWDNPDAFLTV, from the coding sequence ATGAGTGACACAAAACAGAGTTTAAATCGTCGTGAGTTTTTTAGTTATCTCACAGTTGGATGGGTCATGTTCACAGCTGCATGTGCTGGACTTGCAAGTATGGCCTTTAGATTTTCATACCCTAACGTAAACTTCGATCCAGAGATGGAATTCTTGGCAGGTGTTCCAGCTGATTTTGCCAATGGAGTTGATGAAAGATTTAAAAATCAATTTGGTGTGTGGATGGTTAAGCAAGATGGAAGACTTGTTGCTTTATCAAATATTTGTACTCACCTTGGTTGTATTCCAACTTGGCTTCCAGCTGAATTAAAATTCAAATGTCCGTGCCACGGTTCTGGTTATTACATGTCAGGTGTAAACTTTGAAGGACCGGCTCCGCGCCCACTTGAAAGATACAAAATTTCTCTTCAACCAGATGGAAAAATCAAGGTTGATAAAACAAAAGTATTCCGTGCTGAAAAAGGCGAGTGGGATAACCCAGATGCTTTCTTGACAGTGTAA